One Candidatus Hydrogenedentota bacterium genomic window carries:
- a CDS encoding 4Fe-4S binding protein gives MEAKRKEDIPAEPVKPGTRDCDQELAMSWPKVGEAGETGDWRTARPVLDPSKCLAVQRGKLACMQCWMFCPDAVITRTVPPGVNMTYCKGCGICVEVCPAGAITLEPEHEHEKE, from the coding sequence ATGGAAGCGAAACGCAAAGAGGATATTCCCGCCGAGCCCGTGAAGCCAGGCACGCGCGATTGCGACCAGGAACTGGCAATGTCCTGGCCCAAGGTGGGCGAGGCCGGCGAAACGGGCGACTGGCGCACGGCGCGGCCTGTCCTCGACCCTTCGAAATGCCTGGCGGTGCAGCGCGGCAAGCTTGCCTGCATGCAATGCTGGATGTTCTGTCCCGACGCCGTCATTACGCGCACGGTGCCTCCCGGCGTGAATATGACGTACTGCAAAGGTTGCGGTATTTGCGTTGAGGTATGCCCCGCGGGCGCGATCACGCTCGAACCGGAGCACGAGCACGAAAAAGAATAA
- a CDS encoding pyruvate synthase subunit beta, producing MATTALTLPETEFMLPGNRACAGCGLGIAFRHITKALGGDCIFVVPASCLTVLGGMYPTSSVTVPIMNCAFPSTAASASGVAAGLKALGRESTTVVAMAGDGGTADIGIQALSGAAERNANILYICYDNEGYMNTGTQRSGSTPLGAKTTTSPSIGKCEFPKDVPAIMEAHSVPYVATASPSYPGDLYDKVKKAKGIHGTRYMHMNAPCPSGWQFAPKDTVELGRLAVETGVFLLYEIEEGVFRLTSRSKALAKQGALKPVREFLELQGRFRSADDGTIGAVQEWTDQRWKRALERHTD from the coding sequence ATGGCGACAACCGCGTTGACCCTGCCAGAAACCGAATTCATGTTGCCCGGCAATCGTGCCTGCGCGGGCTGCGGCCTCGGTATCGCGTTCCGGCACATCACAAAGGCGCTGGGCGGGGACTGTATCTTCGTGGTGCCGGCAAGCTGCCTTACCGTGCTGGGCGGCATGTATCCCACGTCGTCCGTGACCGTGCCCATCATGAATTGCGCATTTCCGAGCACTGCCGCAAGCGCTTCGGGTGTCGCGGCGGGCCTGAAAGCCCTGGGCCGGGAGAGCACGACCGTGGTTGCCATGGCGGGCGACGGCGGCACGGCGGATATCGGCATCCAGGCGCTCAGCGGCGCGGCGGAGCGCAACGCAAATATCCTCTACATTTGTTACGACAACGAAGGCTATATGAACACCGGCACGCAGCGCTCCGGATCGACGCCCCTCGGCGCGAAGACCACGACTTCGCCCTCCATTGGCAAGTGCGAGTTTCCAAAGGATGTTCCCGCCATCATGGAAGCGCACAGCGTTCCCTATGTAGCCACCGCAAGCCCGTCCTATCCCGGCGACCTCTACGACAAGGTCAAGAAGGCCAAAGGCATACACGGCACGCGTTACATGCACATGAACGCCCCGTGCCCCTCGGGTTGGCAATTCGCGCCCAAGGACACGGTCGAACTGGGCCGGCTCGCCGTCGAAACGGGCGTGTTTCTCCTCTACGAAATCGAGGAAGGCGTATTCCGGCTCACCAGCCGAAGCAAGGCGCTTGCCAAACAGGGCGCGCTCAAGCCCGTCCGCGAGTTTCTGGAACTCCAGGGCCGCTTCCGTTCCGCGGATGACGGCACCATCGGCGCCGTCCAGGAGTGGACCGACCAGCGCTGGAAGCGCGCCCTGGAACGCCACACGGATTGA
- a CDS encoding YqhA family protein, translating into MSNEPKSDSSGLERLFEAFLWKGRIVILLAVGGLLVGALIVFLVGVLETVSLAVHAAQSVSTYGFDQDPKFYNEVLVNVITLVDILLVGIALLIFGLGTYDLFISRLEPAQKQRDIRHDWFVFDSLDALKDKLGKVVIVILIITFLKSVVNIEFREPIDLVWLGAGICLVALSLRFHTEKKGLADKGPGHGNTLDDV; encoded by the coding sequence ATGTCCAACGAGCCAAAATCGGATTCCAGCGGTCTGGAACGTCTCTTCGAGGCCTTCCTCTGGAAAGGGCGCATCGTCATTCTGCTTGCCGTGGGCGGTCTGCTCGTAGGCGCGCTCATCGTGTTTCTCGTCGGCGTGCTCGAAACGGTCTCCTTGGCCGTCCATGCCGCGCAGTCCGTAAGCACCTACGGGTTTGATCAGGACCCCAAGTTCTACAACGAGGTGCTCGTTAACGTCATTACTCTTGTAGACATTCTCCTCGTCGGGATCGCTCTGCTTATCTTTGGCCTCGGCACCTATGACCTCTTCATCTCCCGCCTGGAACCCGCCCAGAAACAGCGGGACATCCGGCACGACTGGTTCGTGTTCGATTCCCTGGATGCACTCAAGGACAAGCTGGGCAAGGTCGTCATTGTCATTCTCATCATCACGTTCCTGAAATCCGTGGTGAACATCGAGTTCAGGGAACCGATCGACCTCGTCTGGCTCGGCGCGGGTATCTGCCTCGTCGCGTTGTCGTTGCGATTCCACACGGAAAAGAAGGGGCTGGCAGATAAAGGCCCGGGGCATGGGAACACCCTGGATGATGTCTGA
- a CDS encoding HAD family hydrolase, whose translation MDAGETRRYLSGTQIEIVNDAAPGRIKHVLFDFDGTISLLREGWQRIMGPVCTEMICGDTPITPEIEHEVNEMIEETTGINTILQMERLVEMVRAHGLVPGERILDAHGYKQIYNDRLMAPVRERIARLQRGELTLDQIRVRGAVDFLELLKKQGVTLYVFSGTDRDDVRNEAHVVQVDQYFVEIWGALRTYEESSKEKIIRELIAQHGLSGPEVLAIGDGPVELRNVKEYGGIALGVASDEVRGHGWNEKKRERLLRAGADILVPDFGEAAALAAFLFP comes from the coding sequence ATGGATGCAGGAGAAACACGCCGGTATTTGTCCGGCACGCAGATCGAGATTGTGAATGACGCGGCCCCGGGGCGGATCAAGCACGTCCTGTTTGATTTTGACGGAACCATCAGCCTGCTGCGCGAGGGCTGGCAACGAATCATGGGGCCGGTCTGCACGGAAATGATCTGCGGTGACACGCCGATCACGCCGGAGATCGAACATGAAGTCAACGAAATGATCGAAGAGACCACCGGGATCAATACCATCCTGCAGATGGAACGGCTCGTCGAGATGGTGCGGGCGCACGGGCTCGTGCCGGGAGAGAGAATCCTGGATGCCCACGGCTACAAGCAAATCTATAACGACCGGCTGATGGCGCCGGTACGCGAGCGGATTGCCCGGCTGCAGCGCGGCGAATTGACGCTGGACCAAATACGCGTTCGCGGCGCGGTTGACTTCCTTGAATTGCTGAAAAAGCAGGGCGTGACGTTGTACGTGTTCAGCGGCACGGACCGTGACGACGTGCGGAACGAAGCGCACGTGGTGCAGGTCGACCAGTATTTCGTTGAGATTTGGGGCGCCCTGAGAACCTATGAGGAAAGCTCGAAGGAAAAGATCATCCGCGAACTCATCGCACAACATGGCTTGAGCGGGCCAGAGGTGTTGGCCATTGGCGACGGTCCCGTCGAATTGCGCAACGTGAAGGAATACGGGGGTATCGCGCTGGGCGTGGCCTCGGACGAAGTGAGAGGCCATGGCTGGAACGAGAAGAAGCGGGAGCGGCTGCTGCGCGCGGGCGCGGACATCCTTGTGCCCGACTTCGGCGAGGCGGCGGCGCTGGCGGCTTTCCTGTTTCCGTAA
- a CDS encoding 2-oxoacid:acceptor oxidoreductase family protein, with protein MQGGDFPPVVDARFCEIRWHGRGGQGAITSANILAEAAYHAGFKGVTSAPSFGAERRGAPVTASTRLSAEPLRIFSQVEHPDIIVVLEDSLLVTARATAGMNPGGRVIVNSKRAPDQLPVPGGFLVAAADASGAAQELGLIVGGAPMVNTAMLGAVARATGLIGLDDLEKAIRNAFSAKAAAKNFEAAKLTYERTRM; from the coding sequence ATGCAGGGCGGCGATTTCCCGCCGGTGGTTGACGCCCGGTTCTGCGAGATACGCTGGCACGGGCGGGGTGGTCAAGGGGCCATTACGTCGGCGAACATCCTGGCGGAAGCGGCCTACCACGCGGGTTTCAAGGGCGTCACTTCGGCGCCTTCTTTCGGGGCGGAACGGCGCGGCGCTCCCGTAACCGCATCTACGCGGCTGTCTGCGGAACCGTTGCGCATTTTCTCCCAGGTGGAACATCCGGACATTATCGTCGTGCTGGAGGATAGTCTTCTGGTTACGGCGCGCGCGACGGCCGGCATGAATCCGGGGGGACGAGTCATCGTCAACAGCAAACGAGCACCGGACCAGTTGCCGGTGCCGGGCGGTTTTCTGGTGGCTGCGGCCGACGCCTCGGGCGCGGCGCAGGAGCTTGGCCTTATCGTGGGCGGTGCGCCCATGGTGAACACGGCCATGTTGGGCGCGGTGGCGCGCGCGACCGGCCTCATCGGATTGGACGACTTGGAGAAAGCCATTCGTAACGCGTTTTCAGCCAAGGCCGCGGCGAAGAACTTTGAAGCCGCCAAGCTCACCTACGAACGCACGAGGATGTGA
- a CDS encoding pyruvate ferredoxin oxidoreductase: MTRNLDVQVITGNKAAAEAARLCRVQVIAAYPITPQSAVVEYLAKYVDSGVLDAEFIAVESEHSAMSVLIGAVMTGARVFTATSANGLAYMCEQIHWVAGSRLPVVMGCVNRALAAPWNVLNDQQDSMSMRDAGWVQIFCRNNQEILDTFIQAYKIAETAHLPVMVCYDGYILSHTVMPVAVPTQEAVDAFLPPYQPHTVLDPAHPRNINPVTLADPRPNADGALCHGYMELRHLHHAALRDALDTIVAVDNAFGQAFGRSWGGLYWDYRREDAEVLLMAAGSLASEATAAVDALRESGVKAGVLGLRSYRPFPDEAVAEAVAGADMVVVFDKSLSYGYEGPICCDLKAALHGRDAVPAVHGYIAGLGGRDVKARELVAAVRESLMRMDAGNGRKPTGWVNLQL; encoded by the coding sequence ATGACCCGCAACCTCGATGTACAGGTCATCACGGGTAATAAGGCCGCCGCGGAGGCGGCGCGCCTCTGCCGCGTGCAGGTGATCGCGGCGTACCCGATAACGCCGCAGTCCGCCGTGGTGGAATACTTGGCGAAATACGTTGACAGCGGCGTGCTCGATGCAGAATTCATTGCCGTCGAAAGCGAACACAGCGCCATGTCGGTGCTGATCGGCGCGGTCATGACCGGGGCGCGCGTGTTTACGGCGACGAGCGCGAACGGGCTTGCCTACATGTGCGAGCAGATTCACTGGGTGGCCGGATCGCGGCTGCCGGTAGTGATGGGTTGCGTCAATCGCGCGCTGGCGGCGCCCTGGAACGTGCTGAACGACCAGCAGGACTCCATGTCCATGCGCGATGCCGGCTGGGTCCAGATATTCTGCCGCAACAACCAGGAAATCCTCGACACGTTCATTCAGGCGTACAAGATTGCGGAGACCGCGCATCTGCCGGTCATGGTCTGCTACGACGGCTATATCCTGTCGCATACGGTCATGCCGGTCGCCGTGCCCACGCAGGAAGCGGTGGACGCGTTTCTGCCGCCGTATCAGCCGCATACGGTGCTTGACCCGGCGCATCCGCGCAACATCAACCCGGTCACGCTGGCCGACCCGCGCCCGAACGCCGATGGCGCGCTGTGCCACGGCTACATGGAACTGCGCCACCTGCACCACGCGGCCTTGCGTGACGCGCTCGACACCATCGTGGCGGTCGACAATGCCTTTGGCCAGGCCTTTGGGCGGTCCTGGGGCGGTCTATACTGGGACTACCGGCGCGAGGATGCGGAGGTGCTGCTGATGGCCGCGGGCAGCCTTGCCAGCGAGGCGACTGCCGCGGTGGACGCGCTGCGCGAGTCGGGCGTCAAGGCGGGAGTACTCGGACTGCGGTCGTACCGTCCCTTCCCGGATGAGGCGGTGGCGGAAGCGGTGGCCGGGGCGGACATGGTTGTTGTATTCGACAAGAGCCTGAGCTATGGCTACGAGGGGCCAATCTGCTGCGACTTGAAAGCAGCGTTGCACGGGCGCGATGCCGTGCCCGCGGTACATGGTTATATCGCTGGGCTGGGCGGGCGCGACGTCAAGGCGCGTGAACTGGTCGCGGCGGTACGCGAGAGCCTCATGCGGATGGACGCCGGAAACGGGCGCAAGCCGACCGGCTGGGTAAATTTGCAGTTGTAA
- a CDS encoding adenine phosphoribosyltransferase, translated as MDLAALIRNVPDFPKAGIQFKDITTLLLEPAAFRAVVDGWKTRYADYGITKIVGAEARGFIFGAALAYAMDVPFVPARKRGKLPAATLAETFELEYGSDTVEIHVDAIGAGDRVLLVDDLLATGGTMAAVARLVSRLGADVAEAAFVVELPLLRGRDALRGIPVHCLVEFMVE; from the coding sequence ATGGATTTGGCGGCGCTGATCCGCAATGTGCCCGATTTTCCGAAAGCAGGCATACAGTTCAAGGATATTACGACGTTGCTGCTGGAACCCGCCGCATTCCGGGCGGTCGTCGATGGGTGGAAGACGCGCTATGCGGATTATGGCATTACGAAGATTGTCGGCGCGGAGGCGCGGGGGTTTATCTTTGGCGCCGCGCTGGCGTATGCAATGGACGTGCCGTTTGTGCCCGCGCGCAAGAGGGGCAAGCTTCCGGCCGCGACGCTCGCGGAGACCTTCGAATTGGAGTACGGTTCGGATACGGTGGAGATTCACGTGGACGCAATAGGTGCCGGCGACCGGGTGCTCCTGGTGGACGACCTCCTGGCTACGGGCGGCACGATGGCGGCGGTGGCGCGGCTCGTGTCGCGACTGGGCGCGGACGTGGCCGAGGCGGCTTTTGTCGTGGAGTTGCCGTTGTTGCGGGGCCGCGACGCCCTGCGCGGCATTCCGGTCCATTGCCTGGTGGAGTTCATGGTCGAATAG